The nucleotide window GTCGAGGCGGGAGATCTTCATCCGTCCGTGGTCCTTGCGCCGGAACTGGACCCACCATCCGCCGTTGTCGACATCTTCCATCAGATACCAGCGCAGCTCCTCATCGACCCGACTATCGGCGGAGAAGGCCGCATCCACCCGGGTCAGCCGCTCCCGCAGCCGTGCTTCGTCGCGCAGCATGCCGAGGTCGAAGCGGCCGGTCTCCACCAGCAGACGCAGCACCCGCAGGTCGATCCGCTGTGAGAGCCGTTCGAGCAGAAAACGGAGCCGATGCAGACTCTGCACCGCCGTCTTCAACCGCTCCCCACCGATCGGTGTCGCCCCCGCCTTCGGCCTGTAGGAGGCGTTGCGGATCCCCTCCTCGACCAGGAAATCGAACAGCTCGTCGTCGGAGGCGACATAGCGCACGCTCTTGCCGCGCGCCACCCGGTAGAGGGGCGGCTGGGCGATGTAGAGGTGGCCGCGCTCCACCACCTCCGGCATCTGCCGGTAGAAGAAGGTGAGCAGCAGGGTGAGGATGTGCGAGCCATCGACATCGGCGTCGGTCATGATGATGATCTTGTGGTAGCGCAGCTTGCTGATGTCGAAATCCTCCTTGCCGATGCCGGCGCCGAGCGCAGTGATGATGGTGCCGATCTCCTGGTTGCCGAGGATCTTGTCGAAACGGGCCCGCTCGACGTTGAGGATCTTCCCCTTGAGGGGGAGGATCGCCTGGAACTTGCGGTCGCGTCCCTGCTTGGCCGACCCGCCGGCGGAATCCCCCTCGACCAGGAAGAGCTCACACAACGCCGGATCCCGCTCCTGACAATCGGCCAGCTTTCCCGGAAGGTTGGAGATATCCAGCGCCCCCTTGCGCCGGGTGAGGTCGCGCGCCTTGCGCGCCGCGTCGCGGGCGACGGCCGCATCGATCGCCTTGCCGATGATCCGCTGCCCCTCTTTGGGATGCTCCTCCAGCCACTCGGAGAGCTTCTCCCCCACCACCGACTCGACCACCGAGCGCACCTCGCTGGAAACCAGCTTCTCCTTGGTCTGCGAGGAGAACTTGGGATCGGGAACCTTGACCGAGAGCACGGCGGTCAACCCCTCGCGGCAGTCGTCCCCGGTCAGGGAGACCTTGGAGCGCTTCAGCAGGTTGTGCTCCTGTGCGTAGTTGTTGATGCAGCGGGTCAACGCGCCGCGGAAGCCGGCCAGATGGGTGCCGCCGTCGCGCTGGGGGATGTTGTTGGTGAAGCAGAAGACATTCTCCTGGTAGGCGTCGGTCCACTGCATGGCTAGCTCGACCACCACGTCGTCACGCTCACCGTGGATGGAGATCACCTCGTCGTGCAGCGGTGTGCGGGTGCGGTTGAGGTGGGTGACGAATGCGGCGATTCCCCCCTCGTACTCGAAGACGACGCGGTTGTCGTTGCGCTCGTCGTAGACCTCGATCCGAACCCCGCTGTTGAGGAAGGAGAGCTCGCGCAGGCGGCTGGTCAGGATGTCGAAGGAGAAGTTGCGGTGGGAGAAGATCTCCAGGCTGGGGAGGAAACGGATCTCGGTGCCGGTGCTGCTGGCTTCGCCCACCACCCTCAGCGGCGCGACAGGCTCACCCCGGAGATACTTCTGGTAGTGGACCTTGCCATGGCGGTAGATGGTCAGCTTGAGCCACTCAGAGAGCGCGTTGACCACCGAGACGCCGACGCCGTGCAGCCCGCCGGAGACCTTGTAGGAGTTGTTGTCGAACTTGCCGCCGGCATGGAGCACGGTCATGATCACCTCGGCGGCGGAGACCCCCTCCTCCTCGTGGATGTTGACCGGAATGCCGCGGCCGTTGTCGCGCACGGTGACCGAATCATCGGAGTGGAGGATCACCTCGATCCGGTCGCAATAGCCGGCGAGCGCCTCGTCGATCGAGTTGTCCACCACCTCGAAGACCATGTGGTGCAGGCCGGTGCCGTCGTCGGTGTCGCCGATGTACATCCCCGGCCGCTTGCGCACCGCATCGAGCCCGCGCAGCACCTTGATGCTCTCGCTGCCATAGCCGTCGCCGCCGTCCCGCCGCTGTTCAATCCCCTCTTGACTCATCTTCGATCGCATCGCAGCGGATTCCTCCATCGACGTTGTCACGCTTCGGTCGTCACCCATCCGTT belongs to Zetaproteobacteria bacterium and includes:
- the gyrB gene encoding DNA topoisomerase (ATP-hydrolyzing) subunit B, which produces MSQEGIEQRRDGGDGYGSESIKVLRGLDAVRKRPGMYIGDTDDGTGLHHMVFEVVDNSIDEALAGYCDRIEVILHSDDSVTVRDNGRGIPVNIHEEEGVSAAEVIMTVLHAGGKFDNNSYKVSGGLHGVGVSVVNALSEWLKLTIYRHGKVHYQKYLRGEPVAPLRVVGEASSTGTEIRFLPSLEIFSHRNFSFDILTSRLRELSFLNSGVRIEVYDERNDNRVVFEYEGGIAAFVTHLNRTRTPLHDEVISIHGERDDVVVELAMQWTDAYQENVFCFTNNIPQRDGGTHLAGFRGALTRCINNYAQEHNLLKRSKVSLTGDDCREGLTAVLSVKVPDPKFSSQTKEKLVSSEVRSVVESVVGEKLSEWLEEHPKEGQRIIGKAIDAAVARDAARKARDLTRRKGALDISNLPGKLADCQERDPALCELFLVEGDSAGGSAKQGRDRKFQAILPLKGKILNVERARFDKILGNQEIGTIITALGAGIGKEDFDISKLRYHKIIIMTDADVDGSHILTLLLTFFYRQMPEVVERGHLYIAQPPLYRVARGKSVRYVASDDELFDFLVEEGIRNASYRPKAGATPIGGERLKTAVQSLHRLRFLLERLSQRIDLRVLRLLVETGRFDLGMLRDEARLRERLTRVDAAFSADSRVDEELRWYLMEDVDNGGWWVQFRRKDHGRMKISRLDRNLLATAEFSEAVKLCANAQSLVGEGAEMTFGGRSHPVKGYFDIADLVEKEGRKGLTIQRYKGLGEMDPEQLWETTMDPEARILLKVSLEDVVAADEAFSTLMGDAVEPRRHFIQENALKVRNLDV